Proteins encoded by one window of Arabidopsis thaliana chromosome 2, partial sequence:
- a CDS encoding uncharacterized protein (Expressed protein; FUNCTIONS IN: molecular_function unknown; INVOLVED IN: biological_process unknown; LOCATED IN: chloroplast; Has 35333 Blast hits to 34131 proteins in 2444 species: Archae - 798; Bacteria - 22429; Metazoa - 974; Fungi - 991; Plants - 531; Viruses - 0; Other Eukaryotes - 9610 (source: NCBI BLink).) — translation MAPSAAMLILSHPLVSHKAKNQSLSSPSSVKSTRVFGFLWPWKALDNEDHSAVVLGRLFGDPATIEKRFQEALEQSCW, via the coding sequence ATGGCACCATCCGCTGCAATGCTCATACTCTCACATCCTCTAGTTAGCCACAAAGCTAAGAATCAGTCTCTGTCATCGCCGTCGTCTGTTAAGTCGACACGTGTCTTCGGTTTTCTTTGGCCTTGGAAGGCATTAGACAATGAGGATCATTCCGCGGTTGTTCTCGGCCGGCTCTTTGGCGATCCGGCTACTATCGAGAAGCGCTTCCAAGAAGCTCTTGAACAAAGCTGTTGGTAA